In Microbulbifer sp. THAF38, the sequence GTTTCTTGAGGGGAACGGTTTCACGATAGTGGCTCCAGATGATGTACTAGCAGACTGGATTGTGGATCTTGCTGAGGGCAAAAGAAACAACAGCGAATTTGCGATGTGGCTAAAGGGTAAGCTCCGGAGGTTGCGTACTACTCCTGAAGTGGAGCTGCTTTAAGGTCGAGCATTGTTTTAGAGTCGTCCGCTGAGTAACACTAAAAAAACTGCCAGTTAATACTGGTGGGTTTTTTTATTGTCAGTTTGGTGGGCTGAATCTCAGTGGTTGCCAGATTTGCAGTTTTGGGTGTCACCCATTCACGTTTGAAACGCGAGTGGGTGGGGCTTTTATTACATAAAAGTGGGGCCTGAGCTTGGTGGTTCCTGTTCCTGTTCCTGTTCCTGTTCCTGTTCTTGCTTTTGCTTTTGCTTCTGTATCTGTTCCAGCTCCAGTTCCTGCTTTTGCTTCATCTCTTGTTTATGATCAGCTACCAGGTTTTCAAAAGCAGCCTGTGCAGAAGCTTCGGTTACATAGGCTGTAGCGGCCCCTTCAGGAGTGCGAACCACGTAGGTTGTGGCAATTGTCTTACCATCTTTGTCTACTTCGTCCACCTTTACTATGGAGTGGCCGTGCTCACTTTTTCTGAGAATAGTTTCTCTAAACATTCCAACTTATCCTTTTTTGTGTTTTTTAAAATGCCGGCGCTTAAATACTGGCATCGTTCTGTAAGCCAAGAACATGAAATAGTTCTCTTTTATTGAGTTTTTGCTTAAGAATAAGGGCGAAAGCAAACAAAAAGCAGTCAGAAATCACGCGGCGCCGTGCACCTACTGGGGAGGCGGGACAATGCTAGATAACAGCCAGATTTGGATCGAATGTGATCCCGAAGTGATGCTTGGTAAGCCTTGTGTTAAGGGGACTAGGATTACCGTTGAGAGCATTCTACAGATGTTGAGTGCGGGCATGACTGTCCCTGAAATTGTTAACGACTTCCCGGCTCTAGATGATGAAAAAGTAAGAGCAGCAATCGGGTATGCCGATAACCATTTGGGCAAGGGGTTTGCCAGCTAACCCTGCTAATCCCCCTCAGTAGGATCTTTCCCTTTCTTCTGCGCCAGGTAGGTGCTTTCTATAGACCTTTGGATATGTAGCTGCCACTCCTTGGGCAGTTGTGCATAGAGGCGTGCTGTTAGTGGCGGAAAGGGTATCTGTGCAAAATGGTGCAGGTTCTCGGCCCCGTACACTTCCGGCAGGGTGATTGACACCGCCTCACACCAGGCTGGTAGCAGTTCCGCTGGCACCTTCTGGCGGCCTGATTCCATTTTAGAAACCTGTGAAGGTGCTAGCCCCAGCCTCTTACCTAGCTGCGCCCCCGTCATCCTCTCTCTTATCCTTGCTTCGCGCAGGCGCCTGCCTAGTGTGCCTGGCTCTAACATCCAGCCGTTGCCGTACCCTCATGTAATAACAATATTTCGATTATCGAAATTCAGCCGCATTTTGCATTGCTAGATTGGAAATAATCCAGAATATTCATTTATAAACTGTGATTTTGTTAGTAGTGTTTCGGCGTCTGTCGCCAAAAGCCCGAATAAATCACTGAAGGGATTCACGGCGACAAGCCGCCGTCGCTCGGAGGCTCCTGCGGCGGTGAGGGTTTTGAAGTTCCTACAGGAGGTAGACCATGCCAATGACTGCTCACATTCAACAACTTCACCACGTCAATAACCTATGTGCCGGCCTGGAATGGGTGGCGAGTTGCCCCAATCAGAACGCGCGTACTGCCTTGCTGCAGCTGATTGGTGAGGAGGTGGGGGAAACCCTGCAGGGCGTTATTTTTGCTGTTGAGGCTAAGGCCGCAGGTAAAAGCCTGCCGATAGAAGAGGCGGCCTAGCCGGCTAGTGAGGCCGCTGCTGAGAGTGGTACCGGCCTCATAGTCATCCATTCCCCTTGCCGATTACAGCTCTCTGGCAATAAACTGTATGAATATACAGTATTTAGGGTTTCCAGAATGAAGCTTTCCCCACTCTATGGCCACGGCATTGCCTGTGGCTTTCCCTCTCCCGCCGATGACCACAAGGAGGCGGCCCTCAGCCTGGATGAGCATCTGATCTCCAAGCCGGCGGCGACTTTTATGGCGCGGGCGAATGGGGATTCCATGATGGGGTTGGGCATCTTCGACAAGGATCTATTGATTGTCGATCGCTCGCTAAAGCCCACCCATGGCGATGTGGTGGTGGTGGCCCTGGATGGACAGCTCACCTGCAAAGTGCTGGATCAGCAGCAGGGGCGGCTGCTCTCTGCCAATGATGACTATGCCCCAATCCCCATTTGGGAAGGGCAGGAATTAATTGTGGAGGGGGTGGTAAAGGCTTCGGTGCGTTACCACCGGCCGCGCTGAATGCTGGTACTGGTGGATTGCAATAGCTGCTATGCCAGCTGTGAGCAGATATTCCGGCCGGATCTGCGCGGACGCCCGGTGGTGGTGCTCTCCAATAACGATGGCTTTGTGGTGGCGCGCTCCAAGGAAGCGAAGCTACTGGGTATCGGCGACTTGGAGCCCTTTTTCAAGGTTCAGCACCTGCTGCGCGCGCACCGGGTGGCGATCTTCTCCAGCAACTACCCACTGTATGGCGATATTTCTCACCGGGTAATGACTACTCTGCGCGAGTTCGGCCCCAATGTGGAGGTCTACAGCATCGATGAGATGTTTTTGGACCTGCACGGGCTGCAGGAGGATTGGCAGGACTACGGCCGCAAGATCCGCAATACCCTCTGGCGCAATATCCGTATGCCTGTCGGTGTGGGTATCGCCCCCAGTAAAACCCTGGCCAAGCTCGCCAACCGCGCGGCCAAGAAAATCCCCAAGTGTGATGGTGTCTGTGCGTTGGATACGCCCGAGAAATGGCAATGGATGCAGCGTCGCACCGCCGTCAATGATGTGTGGGGCATAGGTCGTCGCCTTACCAAGCGCCTGGCGGATTTCGGCATAGAGACCGCCTATGACCTGGCGCAGGCCAACCCGAAAATCTTGCGCCGTCGCATCAATGTGAATATTGAGCGAACAATCGAAGAGCTAAACGGAATCCCTTGTCTGGGTTTGGAGGAGGAACCCCCGGCGAAGAAGCAGATCTATTGCACCCGCTCCTTTGGTGAAAAGCTCACCGAGCTAGCGCCCATACTGCAAGCCGCCACCCTCTACGCCAGCAGGGCAGCCGAGAAACTGCGCGCACAGAAATCGCTGGTTAAGTCGATCCATCTTTTCCTGCACACCTCACCCCATGAGCCCAACTACTACAGCCGCAGCGCCGTAGTGCAGACCCCATACCCCACCGACGACACGCGGGTGATCGTGCGGCTGGTAAGAGAAGCCATTGCGGACTTGTACCGCCCCGGCTGCCGTTTTATGAAAGCAGGCGTCGGGCTTATCGAGATAATTCCTCGCGCACTGGGGCAGGGGGATCTGTTCACTCCAGGGCAATCACTCAGGGCAGGGCAGACCATGCAGGCGATGGACCGGATCAATAAAAAGTTTGGCCGTGGGACTTTGTTCCTGGGGGCTGAGGGTATCCAGAAAAAATGGAAGATGCGGCAGGCGTTTACATCGCCTGCCTATACCACTCGGTGGGGGGATTTGCCGAAGGTGGTGACTTGAATTTGAGATATGAGGTGCCCTAAACAGCAGCTAATTAAGGTTTTTCTCCTGGTTCGCTGGGCTCGACAAAGTCCCAAGAATCTACTTCCATTAGGACCGGGGTTCTCGATTTTCCGCCCCACATAGCCTCAGGTTTATGCCAATAGAAAAAGAGAGCGTTAGATCCACTTTTTTGAACTTTCTCTTTATAGTTTCCAGCCTTGGTATAAAGAACGACCCAATCATTTTTTTCAATCACTTGGTCTGGAAACCAATAGGAGCTTCTGACATCATTGTTGACTCCGTCATCAGAATAGCCTGCATCCAAAATTACAAACTGACCGATATCAATCCTGCTAAGTGCCCTCATTACGATACGTTCACTAGCTTTGTTGCCTCTATCACGTATTCCTTTTAATTCAAGCTTCATCCTTTTACCGCCTTAGCCGTTATCCCGCCAATGATCAGCACAACTCCACCAACAAGAAATATGCCTGCTGTCATATGACTTTCCGCCAATGCTTTAGGTGCATAGCCCATTGCAAGTGAGCCCATGGCCAGAGCTGCTGAAGATAAAATTTCTAGGGCGGTATGCCCTTTTAATTTTTCCTCAAGGAGAGAGGCTTTTTTGTCTGCTTCGTGATACTTACTTTGAATGCCTTTAAGAAAGTTATTCTCTTCCTCAAGCCTATCTATCTCGTCAAGTATTAGTCGTTGAGCTCCAGTAGTAGATAGTTCTTCTTCCGTTAGCTCACGACGCACCTTTTTGAAGGATTGGCGCTCTTTAGGGACCACAGAGCTCTCAGGCTTGCCTCTAATTTCGGGCTCCTCTAGTACATCCTGCTCTTCTTCTATCATTCTCTATTGATGCCTGTTTAATGTTGTTTGAGCATACAGCCCTTAATGCCTAAAGCGGAAGCGCTGACTTGGAGTGTTTGATATATAAACTGTCTTTGCTTGCGTGAGTATTTTATATAATTTTCTGATCATAGAACTTTTTTTAGTTATTAGAGAGAAAGGGCAGTGAACTCGGTAAGCCTTTCCCACCATTTTGTATAGGCTTCCCTCTGCTCTTTCAGGTAGTCATAGTGGTCATAGACTTGCCACTGACCTGGCAATTTATGCCCCAGCATAATTTCGGCGATATGGGGCTCTGTCAGTTCGGAAAAGTTTGTCCTGGCTGTCTTGCGCAAGTCGTGCACCGACCAGTGTTTCATCTCGTAGTCTCTGTGCCGGCGTAGCCACTGCATCAGGTTGTAGGGCAGTGCCAGCGGCGCCCCCTGGCCCATGGGCTTATCGCTGCCGCTATTGTTGAACAGGTGCTTGCTTTCACCGCTCAGCAGAAAGGCCTCTTTCAGTAGGGGTTCAATCTCGGGGGTGATGGGGCGCAGCAGGGGTTTCTTGGTCGACTTGCCCATCTTGTGGTTGGCGGGTGGCACTGTCCAAATGCGCTTCTCGAAATCGAAGTGCTGTTTCTCACTTACACGCAACTCGCCATTGCGGCAGCCATAGAACAGGCACAACTTGAGGAAGATCTTATTCTTTGGCGCCATGCGCGAGTGCTCCAGGGCCTGCCACATCATGCTGATTTCGTCCGGGCTCAGGGAGCGGGTGCCTGTGCCTTTCTTAATGCGCAGATCTTCCGTTGCGTTGATATTGGCAATCGGGTTGCTAGTGATCAGCCTGCGACGCACACCCCACTTCAGCATTTGCTTGGCATTGGTCAGGATGCGGTCGGCAATACCGGGGGTGGCCTGTGCCCGCTTCTCCAGCAGGGCCAGCCACTCGTGCAGGGTGACTTCTTCGGCGGGTAGGTGGCCAACGGCCGGGAACACATACAACTGAAAAGAGCGCAGGATTTCATGGTGGCCCTTTTTGTTCTCCTTGCAGTAGGAGTGATACCACTGTAGGAAAAGCTCCTCTAAAGAATCCGCATTTAGGATCGCCTGCTTTTCTAGCTGCTTTACCACCCTGGGGTCATAGCCCTGTTCCAGCTTTCCTTTTAGTCGCTGGCCTTCACTTCGGGCGTTCTTCAGGGTTGTTAAAGGGTAGGAGCCGAGATCCACACGGGCCGCCTTGCCGTCGTAGCGGTAGCGGAGCTGGAAAGTGATTTTCCCCTGGGGCGTAACGCGCACACTGAGACCATCCCGATCAGCCTTTTCAAAGCGCTTCTCTATCTTCTTTCCTGAATTAGCCTTCAGCCAGGCATCCGACAACGCCATAACAACCTCCATGTGTACATATTTTTTAAGGCTAACAAAAAGGCGATTTGTGTACACGTCTATGTACACATTTTTTGCGGCTGGGGTTGGTTTTGAGTGACTTAGGCTGTCGCGGGTCTAAGGCAGAAAAATAAGGTTTTTTGCGGGATTTACTAATTTTTTGTCGTAGGTTGTCAGGCTGTGACAGTGGGGGATTTATAGGGGTGGGAAATAATTGCGAAGGTGCGGCGGCCGGCAAAGCCCGCCAGGGAAGAACTCTGGCCCATATTTTAAGGTTCGATCACTCGATATTCGGAAGAAAAACAGGTCTGCATTATACACGCCGGCACTGCTACAAGGGTGGGGTATACTGCGAAATTGGTCTCTAAAACTGGGCATATAAACCATTTCGGTGGTGTCAATGGGCGGAGCTGCCAGCGCGGCTGGCACTCCAGAACATCTTTTTGAATCAATTCGACTTTTCAGTCGAGTCAAGGTCATCACAAAGAGCAGCAGCTGGTTATTCGGCTGCATAGGTGGCTTGGGTGCTGGAAAACCATGGGGGAAGTATGAGTCAGGAACAATTACAGCTATTGCGGGAAGAGTTGCGGCGACAGGGCGTGGAGGCTTTTCTGGTTCCCCGGGCCGATGAGTATCAAAACGAGTATGTGCCTGCGGCAGATGAGCGTCTGGCCTGGATCACGGGCTTTACCGGATCAGCGGGTATGGCGGTGATTGGACTGGATAAAGCAGCCCTATTTGTGGATGGTCGCTATACCCTGCAAGGGCAGCAGCAATTGGGGGATTTGCCGATCGCTCTGGAGGACCTGAATAATCAGGTCATCGCCAAGTGGGTGGGTGATCAGTTGAGCGCGGGGCAGTCGCTGGGTTTTGACCCTCGTCTACACACCGAGCCGGGGTTGGTACTGTTGAGAGAATATCTGGCTGAACGGGATATCGCCCTGAAGCCCCTGGAGCAGAACCCAATTGATACGATTTGGCGGGATCGGCCGGCCTCTCCCAGCGGTCAAGCCTGCCCTCACCCCTATGTGTTTACCGGGGAGCACTCCAATGACAAGCGCCAGCGCATCGCGACGCTTTTGGCGGAAAAACGTGTAGACGCCTTGTGGCTACCAAACCCCGAGAGCTGCGCCTGGCTGTTTAATATCCGAGGTGACGATATTCCCCACTTGCCTGTGGCGCTTTCCAGCGGGGTGCTTTTTAGGGACGGCAGCGCAATTTTGTATCTGGCCGAGCAGGCGGTCGGCGAAGGGCTTTTGGAGCATCTAGAGCGGGAAGTGATGGTGGTGACTGAGAAGGGCCAACTGTTTGAAGGTTTGCGCCGCCGTCATGTAAATAGAATCTGGGTAGACCCTGCGATCAGTAATTGCTGGACCCTGCAGCAGCTGCGCGCCCTGGATTTACAGTTGCTGTTGGAGCGAGACCCGGTGACACAGGCCAAGGCGTGCAAAAATGCCGTGGAGTTGGCAGGTTCCAGGGCGGCGCACGAGCGCGATGGTGCAGCACTGTGTGAGTTCCTGGCTGAGTTGCCCACTGCGGTGGAAAACGGGTTGGATGAACTTGCGGCGGTGAAGTTGCTGTATAGCAAGCGCGAGGAGCGAGAAGGCTTCCGCGGCAACAGCTTTGAGACAATTTCCGGTTACGGCCCCAATGGCGCCATAGTGCACTACCGGGTGAGCCCGGAGTCGAGCTTAAAAATGTCGGCAGAGGGGATTTACCTGTGTGATTCCGGTGCTCAATATCCCGATGGCACCACCGATGTCACCCGCACGGTGGCCTTGGGCGAAATTCCCGCGCTTGCACGAGAGCACTTTACTCGAGTGCTGAAGGGACATATTGCTATCGCCACTCTACGCTTTCCTCAGGGGACCTGTGGAGAACAGATTGATGCGATTGCGCGCAGATCCCTTTGGGATGTGGGTTTGGACTATGCCCATGGGACAGGCCACGGTGTCGGCAGTTTTCTCAGTGTGCATGAGGGGCCGCAGCGCATCGGTAAAGCGATCACCAATACCCCGCTGCAACCGGGCATGATCCTCTCCAATGAGCCTGGTTTTTATCTCACCGGTCAATACGGTATCCGTATTGAAAATCTGGTGTTTGTAAAAGAGAGTGCGGATTATCCTGGGTTTTTACAGTTTGAGGAGTTAACCCTGGTGCCGATTGACCGGGAGCTGATCGATATAGCACTCCTTTCCTCCCAGGAGCGGGATTGGTTGAATCGCTATCACCAACGTGTTCGGGAGGTCGTTACACCGCTGGTAAGTGAAAAAACCGCTTCCTGGTTACAGGCGGCCACCGAGGCTTTGTAGTGCTATCGCTGGGAGCCTGGCTCCCAGCTTTTTTCAAAGTAAAGTGAGACGGTAATACTACTGGGTCAGAAGGAAAGAATACATTGCGCTCAAGACGCGCTGTGAATACATCCCTGTAAGCTCGTAATCGGCATCCATGCCTCATACGGTCCCGAGCGCAGTGTATTCTTTCCTTCCCCCTTTTTAGTAATTACTGCACTTCAAATTTATACCCGGCTCCATAGACAGAGTGAATTAATTCCTTATCCGGTAGCAAGGCCGCAATTTTCTTACGCACTTTTTTAATGTGGCTGTCGATGGTTCGATCGCTGATTACCCGGTAGTCCGAATAAATACGGTCCATAATTTGGTCGCGTGAAAAAATACGGCCGGGCTCACTATAGAGAAGCTCGAAAAGGTGAAACTCCAGTGCAGTTAAGCCTACATCCTGCCCTCCGATCAGCAGCTGGCCGGTGCTACATCTCAGTTGGATTTCCCCGTATCTCTGCTGCTCGGAACTGTGAGTGCGACGCAAAACGGCTTTGACTCGGGCCACAATTTCCCTGGGGCTATAGGGTTTGCACACATAATCGTCCGCCCCAACTTCTAAACCGCGCAAGCGGTCCACCTCTTCAATTCTGGCGGTCAGCATAATGATCGGCACGTTGCTGTAGCGGCGGATTGCCGTGCAAATCTCCAGGCCGCTTTTCCCTGGTAACATCAGGTCCAGCAAAATCAGGTCTGGGGGTTGGGCGTCAACATGGGGGATGACTTCATTGCCATTGGTGAGTATGTCAGCCTGGTAACCGGCAGCTTCAAGATAATCCAGCAGCAGGTTGGCCAGTTCTGTTTCATCTTCGACAATTAAAATCCTTGCAGCCATTATTCCTACCATTTAATCCTCTCGGTGAGAGGGAGAAAAATACTAATTTCCAGACCTCCCAGGCGGGATGGGCCGGCGGAAATACTACCCTCGTGGGCTTTAACAATATTCTGGCAAATCGACAGCCCCAGACCCGCACCTCCGGTTTCCCGACTGCGTGAGGCGTCGGTGCGGTAGAGGCGGTCAAAAAGGTGGGGGATGTCCGCACTGGTGACCCCGGGGGAGGAGTCGGCAAAGGTGATAATAGCTGTTTGCGCTTCCGCGCGGGCACTGATTTTTAACTGACCGCCACTATCGGTATAGCGCAAGCTATTGGTGAGGAGGTTGCCAAACAGCTGTTGCAGACGCGCCTCATCGGCGTAAATGAATTTATTTTCAGCCAGCTCACATTGTAATTGTAGGTCGATATTTTTCTGGGCAAACGCACTTTGAAAATCCTCTACCACCCTGGTCAGCAGTGGTCCAAGGGGGAGGTCGGATTTGCAATAGTTCAAGGCGCCGGCATCAGAGAGAGACAGTTCATAGAGATCATTGATCAAACGGCTGAGCTGGCGAATCTTATCGTGCAAAATATTGAGGTTTTCCGGTGTGGCTGTGCGTACACCATCCTGCAACGCTTCAATTTGCCCTTTGAGTACTGCCAGTGGTGTTCGTAACTCATGGGAAATATCGGCCATCCAGCGATTGCGCGCGTGTTCATTGGCTTCCAGAGTTGCTGCCAAACGGTTGAAGTCTGCACTCAGCTGGCCCAGTTCATCACGTCTCTCGATATCGATTCGGGTTTTGTAGTCTCCCGAAGTGAGACGGTGGGTTGCTTCGGCCAAGCGGCGGATAGGGCGTACCAACTGCCAGGCCAGGGGCAGGGCGATGGCCAGGGCAAGAACAAAAGTGGCGATGGAAATCAGCGCAAAAGTGCGGGACAGCTCCCGAATAAAGCCCTGTTCGTAATTATTGGAAAGGGCGGGAGGGGGGTTGATCGTGAGATAGCCGACGGTTTTACCTTCCACTTGAATGGGCTGAAAAAGTAATTCCTTCGCTGGGGCTGGACGCCCAATGACCAGCTGTTTTTCACTATCGAACAGACTTAGGCGGGGGCCCAGTTGGTTACCCATGGGGGGGCGATGCCTTGGACCTGCCCCCGGTGGTGGGGGTGGAGGGCGGCGCCCCAGTTGTTTAAAAATGGTTTGTCGGTGCAGGTCCACCCATTCCGAGCCATTGGCTTCCAGTGATTGCCAGCTGCCCTTGCGACTATAAAAGCGCTCCAGTGCCTGCACCAGCCCCTCTACATCACGCAGCTCCTGTGCACGCATATAAGCCTGGAAGCCGTGGCTGAAACTCCACTGGAAGAATACAAACATACCGCCGACCGTAATTGCTGTAGTCAGTAAAAAGGCCAGGCTGAGTTTGTTGCGAATATTTAATGACATCTTTTATGTAGTCCTTCCTGCGGACAGTCAGTACAGCGGACTCTCCCGTTCCGCCACTTCGGGCATTGCCCATGCGGGTGATTACCCAAGCGTACACCTACAGTAAATAGGTGGGCAATCTAAGTTCCTGCCTACTACCAGCGCAGAAGCAAAAGGTAAGCGGCTTTCGAAATTCATAGTCAATATATCTTTGCGTCTGCTTCCAACAGTTATTCTGAGAAGCGGCTGTGCCGAATTATCTCCGCGCAAGTTTGGTGAAAAACAGCGGGGTAATCACCAGCTGCTCACCGGCCATTATGGGCTACACCGAGCGAGGCGTTCCCCTTTTCACCGCCCTCTCCTGAGGCAATAGGTGAAGTGGAAAAGCGGTGCAGAACAAAGTTGTCCTTATCGCGTTGGATAAACAGGGTTGCCAAAACCCGCTTGCCGCCGCGACTCCAGGTGCTGTGGTCGTGGGCATTAAGAGTCACGGTGATTTGGTTGAAGCCGGGTTTCAGTAGTTTTTCCGGCAAATGTACGTCGGCGGCGTAAAGCCGCTGTATTTTTTCACCGTTGATATAGAGATGTGCGTGCCCCTCCAGGAAGTGTTGGGGCTTATCGCTGGCATAGCGGGGCGACTCCAGTTCAAAGCGGTCATAGGCAATATGTAAATTAAAACCGGACATGCGATCCCTGCTGATATCCAGTTCAATTCTCGGTGCGGCCATATGCACGGGGATTTCTATCACAGGGTGTTGATCGCCGTTGTGACCCGCATGAGGGTTGGGCTGGGCCGACAGTGTGGGACTGCTCGCCGCTATCAACCAGGCCAGGGACCCGGCAGTAAAATACCTGTGCATTTTCATAAGCTGCTCTCTCCTGGGTTACGCATCAATTATCGGCCAACGGTGGTTGAGCACCGGTTGACGATGGTCTGGTCATCCAGCCTTCCATAGAAGCGGGGACCAAAGGTAAATGGGAAGGCCGGAATTAGTTTTCCACTGTTGTCTTCGCTCACGGTCAAGTGATAGTGGTAGCCGCGCTCACTGTCGCTATGCCCGTTGTACTGGTCCAGGTAAGCGCCGCCACGGGCGGTCAGGTTGGCATCCCAATAGTAATCCTCGTAAAAGAAGCCGGCGCTGGTGGTAAATTCATTACCGGATAGGGAAGAGTAGCTTCCGTCGGTGGAGGGGCCGCTGCTGTTGGTGCTGACTACTCCAAGGTCGATATTGTACTCATCGACCAGCAGGCAGGTACGTGCACCGGCCTCGCCACAGCCACTGGCGGAATTGGGATTGTCATAGTCACGAATGGCCCAGCTGCTTTGCGCCAGCACGCCAGCGTCTTCCCATGGGCCATAAATGGCGTAACCGTCGGCGGTGTATCCGTAAACCGGCGAGTGGCCGCTGCCATCATCGCCCACCAGTTCCGCCAGGCAGCTGCTGTAGAAATGGTGGTGGTAATCGCCATTGGCTGCGTGACCACCACAGATATCCACATCATAGACTTCGGCGAAGGGTGCCAAGGTATGCCAGGTGTTGTTGACGGACTGGCCATCGCTCCACTGATAAATAGAAGTGCCGTTAACCCAGTAGCCCTGTACACCGAGCCCGGTTTCACAGTCTTCCGTAGCGGCTTCCGGGGAGTTGGGGATATAGCCCTCATGGGCAACATTTTCCGGACATACCGGGCCCGGCGGCCAGAACCCATAACCAGCATCGGCGCCACAGGATGAGTTACTGCGGTAGCCAATATTCTCACCAAAGCTGATGACATCGCCCACCTGTACCATGGGGCTGCCGCTGAGAAAGTCGCTGTAGGCTTTCGGGCGATTGAGCAGACTGTCGAGAATTTCCTGGGTGATTTCAATTTTATAGTTGGGGATACCGGTGGCGGTGATACGGGAATATTCCCTACCATTCAGGCTAACGGACTCTACGCTCTGCACATTCACCAACACTTGCTCGTTGCTGTTACTTTCGTAAATAAAGGGAGCGCGCTCGCCGCTGGAATTTAAAATCCAGGCCGATTCGCTATCGGCTGAGTCCTGGGTATTTCCCTCTGAGTTCTCGTTGTCCGTAGGGGTATCGCTCGAATCTTCCGGCTCCTCGCCAGTTTCAGTATTGTTTTCATTAGAACTGTTTGTTGTTTCTTCCAGTGTTTCCGTTGAGTCATCACCACTCTCAGTGGAGGAATTATTACTGGTATCTGTATCACTGGTTTCTGTGTTATCGCTATCAGCATTGTTCTGGGGCCCTCTGGAGACAGGGCCGCGAACAGGTATTTCCCTTACCGAGCGTTGGTCGTTATTGCGGCCCGAATTTGGGCTGGGTTGGGCAGCAACCTCAGCCGCAACGGTCCAGGCCAGGAATCCGGCAAGAAAATACCCGATTATTTTCATAGGAAATTCACCTCAAATGATGCTCGGTGTCAGCGCCCAATGGTCGAAGAACACCGGTTTACAATGGTTTGGTCATCCAGTTTTCCGTAAAAGCGTGGTCCAAAAGTGAAAGGGAAAGCGGGCACCAATTGGGCGTCATCGCTGAGGGTGACCGTCAAGTGATAGTGGTAGCCGCGCTCTTCATCGGTGTGGCCGTTGTATTGGTCCAGGTAGGCACCGCCTTGGGCGGTCAGCTCGGAGTCCCAGTAATAGTCCTCGTAAAAGAAGCCGGCGCTAGTGTCGAACTCGTTACCGGATAGGGAGGTGTAACTGCCGCTGGTGGATGGACCGGCATTGTTAGTGCTCGTAGTGCCCTTACTGGTGTCGTATTCATCGACCAACAGGCACGAACGCTCACCGGCGGTGCCACAGCCGGTTTCGGAGCTGGGATCGTCGTAGTCGCGCACCGCCCAACTGCTTATTGCCAATTGGCCGTCGCCTTCCCAGGGCCCGTGAATCGCGAAGCCGTCGGCGGTATAACCATAAATTGGCGAGTGGGCATCACCCACATCCCCCACCAGGTTTGCCAAACAGTCGCTGTAGAAATGGTGGTGGTAGTCGCCGTTGGCGGCGTGGCCACCACAGACATCCACATCGTAGACCTCGGCCAGGGGAGCGAGCGTATGCCAGGTATTGTTGACAGACTGGCCATCGCTCCACTGATAAATTGAGGTGCCATTTACCCAGTAGCCCTGCACGCCGAGGCTGGTTTCGCAGTCCTCTGTCGCGGCTTCCGGGGATTTGGGGATATAGCCCTGGTGTGAGACATTCTCCGGGCAGACAGGGCCCGGGGGCCAGAAGCCATAGCCGGCTTCTGCACCACAAGAGGCGTTGCTTCGATAGCCGATATCCTGGCCAAAACTAATAAAGTCTCCCTCTTGAATATTGGGGCTGCCATTGAGGAAATCGCTATTAA encodes:
- a CDS encoding response regulator; translated protein: MAARILIVEDETELANLLLDYLEAAGYQADILTNGNEVIPHVDAQPPDLILLDLMLPGKSGLEICTAIRRYSNVPIIMLTARIEEVDRLRGLEVGADDYVCKPYSPREIVARVKAVLRRTHSSEQQRYGEIQLRCSTGQLLIGGQDVGLTALEFHLFELLYSEPGRIFSRDQIMDRIYSDYRVISDRTIDSHIKKVRKKIAALLPDKELIHSVYGAGYKFEVQ
- a CDS encoding site-specific integrase, translated to MALSDAWLKANSGKKIEKRFEKADRDGLSVRVTPQGKITFQLRYRYDGKAARVDLGSYPLTTLKNARSEGQRLKGKLEQGYDPRVVKQLEKQAILNADSLEELFLQWYHSYCKENKKGHHEILRSFQLYVFPAVGHLPAEEVTLHEWLALLEKRAQATPGIADRILTNAKQMLKWGVRRRLITSNPIANINATEDLRIKKGTGTRSLSPDEISMMWQALEHSRMAPKNKIFLKLCLFYGCRNGELRVSEKQHFDFEKRIWTVPPANHKMGKSTKKPLLRPITPEIEPLLKEAFLLSGESKHLFNNSGSDKPMGQGAPLALPYNLMQWLRRHRDYEMKHWSVHDLRKTARTNFSELTEPHIAEIMLGHKLPGQWQVYDHYDYLKEQREAYTKWWERLTEFTALSL
- a CDS encoding LexA family transcriptional regulator, whose translation is MKLSPLYGHGIACGFPSPADDHKEAALSLDEHLISKPAATFMARANGDSMMGLGIFDKDLLIVDRSLKPTHGDVVVVALDGQLTCKVLDQQQGRLLSANDDYAPIPIWEGQELIVEGVVKASVRYHRPR
- a CDS encoding helix-turn-helix domain-containing protein, which produces MLEPGTLGRRLREARIRERMTGAQLGKRLGLAPSQVSKMESGRQKVPAELLPAWCEAVSITLPEVYGAENLHHFAQIPFPPLTARLYAQLPKEWQLHIQRSIESTYLAQKKGKDPTEGD
- a CDS encoding DUF433 domain-containing protein — translated: MLDNSQIWIECDPEVMLGKPCVKGTRITVESILQMLSAGMTVPEIVNDFPALDDEKVRAAIGYADNHLGKGFAS
- a CDS encoding Y-family DNA polymerase, yielding MLVLVDCNSCYASCEQIFRPDLRGRPVVVLSNNDGFVVARSKEAKLLGIGDLEPFFKVQHLLRAHRVAIFSSNYPLYGDISHRVMTTLREFGPNVEVYSIDEMFLDLHGLQEDWQDYGRKIRNTLWRNIRMPVGVGIAPSKTLAKLANRAAKKIPKCDGVCALDTPEKWQWMQRRTAVNDVWGIGRRLTKRLADFGIETAYDLAQANPKILRRRINVNIERTIEELNGIPCLGLEEEPPAKKQIYCTRSFGEKLTELAPILQAATLYASRAAEKLRAQKSLVKSIHLFLHTSPHEPNYYSRSAVVQTPYPTDDTRVIVRLVREAIADLYRPGCRFMKAGVGLIEIIPRALGQGDLFTPGQSLRAGQTMQAMDRINKKFGRGTLFLGAEGIQKKWKMRQAFTSPAYTTRWGDLPKVVT
- a CDS encoding aminopeptidase P family protein — translated: MSQEQLQLLREELRRQGVEAFLVPRADEYQNEYVPAADERLAWITGFTGSAGMAVIGLDKAALFVDGRYTLQGQQQLGDLPIALEDLNNQVIAKWVGDQLSAGQSLGFDPRLHTEPGLVLLREYLAERDIALKPLEQNPIDTIWRDRPASPSGQACPHPYVFTGEHSNDKRQRIATLLAEKRVDALWLPNPESCAWLFNIRGDDIPHLPVALSSGVLFRDGSAILYLAEQAVGEGLLEHLEREVMVVTEKGQLFEGLRRRHVNRIWVDPAISNCWTLQQLRALDLQLLLERDPVTQAKACKNAVELAGSRAAHERDGAALCEFLAELPTAVENGLDELAAVKLLYSKREEREGFRGNSFETISGYGPNGAIVHYRVSPESSLKMSAEGIYLCDSGAQYPDGTTDVTRTVALGEIPALAREHFTRVLKGHIAIATLRFPQGTCGEQIDAIARRSLWDVGLDYAHGTGHGVGSFLSVHEGPQRIGKAITNTPLQPGMILSNEPGFYLTGQYGIRIENLVFVKESADYPGFLQFEELTLVPIDRELIDIALLSSQERDWLNRYHQRVREVVTPLVSEKTASWLQAATEAL